In one window of Azotobacter salinestris DNA:
- a CDS encoding MarR family transcriptional regulator: MSYLNQHRFAMQLAQLSRAWRAELDRRLSGMGLSQARWLVLLHLARFEARVGKWPTQRELAESVAVEGPTLARLLDTLEAQGLVSRQAVAEDRRAKRIVLNPVAVPLIEQIEAISSQLRQELFDGIDPEELRLCQQVHARILANLEKR; this comes from the coding sequence ATGTCCTACTTGAATCAGCATCGTTTTGCGATGCAACTTGCCCAGTTGTCGCGTGCCTGGCGCGCCGAGCTGGACCGTCGGTTGTCCGGGATGGGCCTGTCGCAGGCGCGCTGGCTGGTGTTGCTGCATCTGGCCCGCTTCGAGGCGCGTGTCGGGAAGTGGCCGACGCAGCGTGAGCTGGCCGAGAGCGTGGCCGTCGAGGGGCCGACCCTGGCCCGGCTGCTGGACACCCTGGAGGCGCAGGGGCTGGTCAGCCGCCAGGCGGTGGCCGAGGACCGCCGGGCCAAGCGGATCGTGCTGAATCCGGTGGCGGTGCCGCTGATCGAGCAGATCGAGGCGATCTCCTCCCAGTTGCGTCAGGAGCTCTTCGACGGGATCGATCCGGAAGAGTTGCGCCTCTGCCAGCAGGTGCATGCGCGAATCCTCGCCAATCTGGAGAAGCGCTGA